A single window of Poecilia reticulata strain Guanapo linkage group LG10, Guppy_female_1.0+MT, whole genome shotgun sequence DNA harbors:
- the stard15 gene encoding PCTP-like protein, giving the protein MPVRIPDDSDFSSFKDQCLSPDGWSSRYNKAGVTVWCREQDSSSVQKIKMRIVCKDVTAETLYDVLHDTSYRKKWDTNMIDTYDIGRLTVNTDVGYYSWKCPTPLKNRDFVTMRSWLPLGSDYMIINYSVKHPQHPPKKDYVRALSLLTGYLIQSNSATSSTLYYLTQVDPRGSLPKWVVNRVSQFVAPKAMRKIYKASLKYPEWKRKHDPTLKPWMYPEQNTLPSISPADLTLQRADSLENIDESGVSEEKHSDDEET; this is encoded by the exons ATGCCGGTTCGGATCCCGGACGACTCGGACTTCTCCTCCTTTAAGGATCAGTGTCTGAGTCCGGACGGATGGAGCAGCAGGTACAACAAGGCCGGAGTGACGGTGTGGTGCCGCGAGCAGGACAGCAGCTCGGTCCAGAAGATCAAG ATGAGGATCGTGTGCAAAGACGTGACGGCAGAGACGCTGTACGACGTCCTCCATGACACCAGCTACCGGAAGAAGTGGGACACCAACATGATTGACACCTACGACATCGGCAGACTGACGGTCAACACAGACGTGGGATATTACTCCT GGAAATGCCCGACGCCTCTGAAGAACCGAGACTTTGTGACGATGCGGTCTTGGCTTCCACTTGGCAGCGACTACATGATCATCAACTACTCCGTCAAACACCCG CAACATCCTCCTAAGAAGGACTATGTCCGAGCCTTGTCTCTGCTGACGGGCTACCTGATCCAATCCAACAGTGCCACCAGCTCCACCCTCTACTACCTGACCCAGGTGGACCCCCGAG GCTCTTTACCAAAGTGGGTCGTTAACAGAGTCTCTCAGTTCGTGGCTCCAAAG GCCATGAGGAAGATCTACAAGGCGTCTCTGAAGTACCCCGAGTGGAAGCGGAAACACGACCCGACCCTGAAGCCGTGGATGTACCCGGAGCAGAACACGCTGCCCTCCATCAGCCCGGCGGACCTGACGCTGCAGCGGGCGGACTCTCTGGAGAACATCGACGAGAGCGGCGTGAGCGAGGAGAAGCACAGCGACGACGAGGAGACCTAG